A section of the Deltaproteobacteria bacterium PRO3 genome encodes:
- a CDS encoding ATP-binding protein, with protein sequence MTFSESIQFHRSETERLMQHLASGHSFLLFGARQTGKTTLIHQILSAMSDRPVLRYYFQLPNQREQIERDPEVLRREVEALKSDKPPYLFIDEIQKIPGVMDVLQYLIDQKKIILTATGSSARKMRRLGVNWLPGRVRLEHLYPLTWQETAGRLSLSDLLRFGGLPGVLSENSVEQREQTLSAYTHLYLEEEIRLEATVRNIPRFTQFLRLAALESGGSPNLSKLGNQVGISHTSIREYFQILEDTLIVHRLNAFGGKRDAVLRSPKYYFFDIGVRNAAAQIGHSPGILTLQAGLLFEHFIILQAVALWKSRAQLYYWRTKKGEEVALVVEGKSDLIPIEAKHTDRPSAQDFAGLIAFQKKYKTTKGYLICQVEKPQSFGAFTALSYQDMASLKADL encoded by the coding sequence ATGACTTTTTCTGAAAGTATCCAATTTCATCGGTCCGAAACGGAGCGCCTGATGCAACATTTGGCATCGGGACATTCTTTTTTATTATTTGGCGCCAGGCAGACCGGCAAAACCACTCTTATCCACCAGATACTTTCCGCAATGTCCGATAGGCCGGTGCTTCGTTATTATTTCCAGCTCCCCAATCAGCGCGAACAAATCGAAAGGGATCCTGAAGTTCTCCGCAGGGAAGTGGAAGCGCTCAAATCGGACAAGCCGCCGTACCTCTTTATCGACGAGATCCAAAAAATTCCGGGCGTCATGGATGTCCTGCAATATTTGATCGACCAAAAAAAAATCATCCTAACCGCCACAGGATCTTCCGCCCGAAAAATGAGGCGACTGGGAGTCAACTGGCTGCCGGGACGGGTTCGCCTCGAACATCTCTACCCTCTCACCTGGCAGGAGACGGCAGGCAGATTGTCCTTGAGCGACCTACTGCGCTTCGGAGGACTTCCCGGAGTATTGTCCGAAAACAGCGTAGAACAGAGAGAACAGACATTAAGCGCCTACACTCACCTCTATCTGGAAGAGGAAATTCGTCTTGAGGCAACGGTCCGAAATATCCCTCGTTTCACCCAGTTTTTGCGTCTTGCAGCCCTGGAATCCGGCGGGTCTCCCAACCTCTCCAAGCTGGGCAACCAGGTGGGAATCAGCCACACCTCGATTCGTGAATACTTCCAAATCCTGGAGGACACGCTGATCGTCCATCGGCTCAACGCCTTCGGGGGAAAAAGGGACGCCGTGTTGCGCTCGCCAAAATACTATTTCTTCGACATCGGAGTGCGCAACGCCGCCGCACAAATAGGCCATTCTCCGGGCATACTAACTTTGCAGGCCGGCCTTCTCTTCGAACATTTTATCATTCTGCAGGCCGTCGCCCTTTGGAAGTCCAGGGCTCAACTTTACTATTGGAGAACGAAGAAGGGAGAGGAAGTCGCCCTCGTCGTCGAAGGGAAATCAGATCTCATCCCGATCGAGGCGAAGCATACCGACCGGCCTTCCGCTCAAGATTTCGCGGGATTGATCGCATTTCAAAAGAAATACAAGACGACTAAAGGCTACCTGATCTGCCAGGTAGAAAAGCCGCAGTCCTTCGGTGCGTTCACCGCATTATCCTACCAAGACATGGCATCTTTGAAGGCAGACCTCTAA
- the leuC gene encoding 3-isopropylmalate dehydratase large subunit, translating to MSKPKTLFEKIWEKHLVSTLEDGTALLYIDRQLVHEVTSPQAFEGLRLTGRKVRRPDLTFATMDHNVPTVDRYNIKDEIARAQIEALTQNCKDFGVRLYDLNSDQQGIVHVIGPDLGITLPGTTIVCGDSHTSTHGAFGALAFGIGTSEVEHVLATQTLRQKPAKTFKVEFRGKPGPGVTAKDLVLKFIGLIGTAGATGHVIEYTGEAIRALSMEGRMTVCNMSIEAGAKAGMIAPDETTFDFFRKVERPFAPKGKDLEAAIAYWKTLPSDEGAVYDKTLVIDADKIAPQITWGTSPGMVIDADGLIPQPDKVPGLSKKDAEHALEYMGLKPGTPIAQVPVDVVFIGSCTNSRIEDLRAAAKVFQGRKVAQGVQAMVVPGSQQVKKQAEAEGLHKVFLEAGAEWRESGCSMCLAMNPDQLKPQQRCASTSNRNFEGRQGKGGRTHLVSPQMAAAAACAGHFVDLRRWS from the coding sequence ATGTCCAAGCCTAAGACTCTATTCGAAAAAATCTGGGAAAAACACCTCGTCTCCACCCTGGAAGACGGCACCGCCCTCCTCTACATCGACCGCCAGCTCGTCCACGAGGTCACCAGCCCCCAGGCCTTCGAGGGCCTGCGCCTGACCGGCCGCAAGGTCCGCCGCCCCGACCTGACCTTCGCGACCATGGACCACAATGTCCCCACGGTCGACCGCTACAACATTAAAGACGAGATCGCCCGGGCCCAGATCGAGGCCCTCACCCAAAACTGCAAGGACTTCGGCGTCCGCCTCTACGACCTGAACAGCGACCAGCAGGGCATCGTCCACGTCATCGGCCCCGACTTAGGGATTACCCTCCCCGGCACCACCATCGTCTGCGGCGACAGCCACACCTCGACCCACGGGGCCTTCGGGGCCCTGGCCTTCGGGATCGGCACCTCCGAGGTCGAGCACGTCCTGGCGACCCAAACGCTGCGACAAAAGCCGGCCAAGACCTTCAAAGTCGAATTTCGCGGCAAGCCGGGACCCGGCGTCACCGCGAAGGACTTGGTTCTCAAGTTTATCGGATTGATCGGCACCGCCGGGGCCACGGGCCACGTGATCGAATACACCGGTGAGGCCATCCGAGCCCTCTCCATGGAAGGCCGCATGACGGTCTGTAACATGTCAATCGAGGCCGGGGCCAAGGCGGGCATGATCGCCCCCGACGAGACAACCTTCGATTTCTTCCGCAAGGTCGAGCGCCCCTTCGCCCCCAAGGGCAAGGACCTCGAGGCGGCCATCGCCTACTGGAAGACCCTGCCCAGCGACGAAGGCGCGGTCTACGACAAGACCCTCGTCATCGACGCCGACAAGATCGCCCCGCAGATCACCTGGGGCACCAGCCCCGGCATGGTGATCGACGCCGACGGCCTCATCCCCCAGCCCGACAAGGTGCCCGGCCTCTCCAAGAAAGACGCCGAGCACGCCCTCGAGTACATGGGGCTGAAACCCGGCACGCCGATCGCGCAGGTGCCCGTCGACGTCGTCTTCATCGGCAGCTGCACCAATTCACGCATCGAGGACTTGCGCGCGGCGGCCAAGGTCTTCCAGGGCCGCAAGGTCGCCCAGGGCGTCCAGGCCATGGTGGTCCCCGGCTCGCAGCAGGTCAAGAAGCAGGCCGAGGCCGAGGGGCTGCACAAAGTGTTCCTCGAGGCCGGCGCCGAATGGCGCGAGTCCGGCTGCAGCATGTGCCTGGCGATGAACCCCGACCAGCTCAAGCCACAGCAGCGCTGCGCCTCCACCAGCAACCGCAATTTCGAAGGACGCCAGGGCAAGGGCGGACGCACCCACCTGGTCAGCCCCCAGATGGCCGCCGCCGCGGCCTGCGCCGGTCACTTCGTCGATCTCAGGAGATGGTCCTAA
- the leuB gene encoding 3-isopropylmalate dehydrogenase, with protein sequence MAETVKILQFVNAQEKLGLEFENALAGGCSYDAHGKPLTDDTLKLAKAADAVLLGAVGGPKWEDLDYSVRPERALLALRSELGLFANLRPAKVYPALVDASSLKREVIEGIDIMVLRELTGDIYFGKPKGVEKLPDGQERGVNTMVYTTHEIERIAKLAFEIARGRQKKVTSVDKANVLETTELWRKIVTQLGKSYPDVELKHMYVDNCAMQLVRYPKQFDVIVTGNLFGDILSDEAAMLTGSIGMLPSASLAASKKGMYEPIHGSAPDIAGKGVANPIATILSGAMMLDLTFGKKAPAQRIEAAVEKVLATGLRTADIAKPGEAKASTQEAGERILAELKKSY encoded by the coding sequence ATGGCCGAGACGGTCAAGATCCTCCAATTCGTCAACGCGCAGGAGAAGCTCGGCCTCGAATTCGAAAACGCCCTGGCCGGCGGCTGCTCCTACGACGCCCACGGCAAGCCCTTGACCGACGACACGCTCAAGCTGGCGAAGGCCGCCGACGCGGTCCTGCTGGGCGCGGTGGGCGGTCCCAAGTGGGAAGACCTGGACTATTCGGTGCGCCCCGAGCGCGCCCTCCTGGCCCTGCGCAGCGAGCTGGGCCTCTTCGCCAACCTGCGCCCCGCCAAGGTCTATCCGGCCTTGGTCGACGCCTCCTCGCTCAAGCGCGAGGTGATCGAGGGCATCGACATCATGGTCCTGCGCGAGTTGACCGGCGACATCTATTTCGGCAAACCCAAGGGCGTCGAGAAGCTGCCCGACGGGCAGGAGCGCGGCGTCAACACGATGGTCTACACGACCCACGAGATCGAGCGCATCGCCAAGCTGGCCTTCGAGATCGCCCGCGGCCGCCAGAAGAAGGTGACCAGCGTCGACAAGGCCAACGTCCTCGAGACCACCGAGCTCTGGCGCAAGATCGTCACCCAGCTGGGCAAGAGCTATCCCGACGTCGAGCTCAAGCACATGTACGTCGACAACTGCGCCATGCAGCTGGTGCGCTACCCCAAGCAGTTCGACGTGATCGTGACGGGGAACCTGTTCGGCGATATCTTAAGCGACGAGGCGGCGATGCTGACCGGTTCGATCGGGATGCTGCCCTCGGCCAGTCTGGCCGCCTCGAAGAAGGGGATGTACGAGCCCATCCACGGCAGCGCCCCCGACATCGCGGGCAAGGGCGTGGCCAACCCCATCGCGACGATCCTGTCGGGCGCGATGATGCTGGACCTGACCTTCGGCAAAAAGGCCCCGGCGCAACGGATCGAGGCCGCGGTCGAGAAGGTATTAGCGACGGGGCTGCGCACCGCCGACATCGCCAAGCCTGGCGAGGCGAAGGCCTCCACGCAGGAGGCCGGCGAGCGGATCTTGGCGGAGTTGAAAAAGAGTTATTAA
- a CDS encoding aspartate-semialdehyde dehydrogenase encodes MKKEKYNVAVVGATGAVGNVMLEVLEERNFPVDRLKLLASERSVGTRLRFKGKEIPVEVLDAKAFEGVDIALFSAGGTISERFAPVAAQAGAVCVDNTSAFRMHPEVPLVVPEVNPKAIGDYKKKGIIANPNCSTIQMVVALKPIHDQAKIQRIVVSTYQATSGAGKRAMDELAQQTKALFSGEELQKAKFPHQIAFNCLPHIDVFLDNGYTKEEMKMVNETKKIMGDDSIQVTATCVRVPVFGGHSESVNVQTERKLTAREARALLEKAPGVIVKDDVVHNQYPLAIDCVNKDEVFVGRIRDDESVENGLNFWIVADNIRKGAATNAVQIAEILIRDYL; translated from the coding sequence ATGAAAAAAGAAAAATACAATGTCGCCGTCGTCGGTGCCACCGGCGCGGTGGGCAACGTCATGCTCGAGGTCCTCGAGGAGCGCAACTTCCCCGTCGACAGGCTCAAGCTGCTGGCCAGCGAGCGCAGCGTCGGCACGCGGCTTCGCTTCAAGGGCAAGGAGATCCCCGTCGAAGTCCTCGACGCCAAGGCCTTCGAGGGCGTCGACATCGCGCTTTTCTCGGCGGGCGGGACGATCAGCGAGCGCTTCGCCCCCGTCGCGGCCCAGGCCGGCGCGGTTTGCGTCGACAACACCTCCGCCTTCCGGATGCACCCCGAGGTGCCGTTGGTGGTGCCCGAGGTCAACCCCAAGGCCATCGGCGACTATAAAAAGAAGGGCATCATTGCCAACCCCAACTGCTCGACCATCCAGATGGTCGTGGCGCTCAAGCCGATCCACGATCAGGCCAAGATCCAGCGCATCGTCGTATCGACCTACCAGGCGACCAGCGGCGCCGGGAAGCGGGCGATGGACGAGCTGGCCCAGCAGACCAAGGCCCTGTTCAGCGGCGAGGAGCTGCAGAAGGCGAAGTTTCCGCATCAGATCGCCTTCAACTGCCTGCCGCACATCGACGTCTTCCTCGACAACGGCTACACGAAGGAAGAGATGAAGATGGTCAACGAGACCAAGAAGATCATGGGCGACGACTCCATCCAGGTGACGGCCACCTGCGTGCGCGTGCCGGTCTTCGGCGGCCACAGCGAGAGCGTCAACGTCCAGACCGAGAGGAAGCTCACCGCCCGCGAGGCGAGGGCCCTGCTCGAGAAGGCGCCCGGCGTGATCGTGAAGGACGACGTCGTGCACAACCAATATCCGCTGGCCATCGACTGCGTGAACAAAGACGAGGTCTTCGTCGGTCGCATCCGCGACGACGAGTCGGTCGAGAACGGGCTCAATTTCTGGATCGTGGCCGACAATATCCGCAAGGGCGCGGCGACCAACGCGGTGCAGATCGCGGAGATCTTGATCCGGGATTACCTCTAG
- a CDS encoding NAD-dependent epimerase/dehydratase family protein, whose amino-acid sequence MKILVTGAGGFLGSHIVEELTKQGLPLRAGYRPGTTISGDDSEVMIDGLDLESFPLDVTDRNAVFQAVQGCTTLFHADFLCSFSSTDRARMEAINHLGTKHVMEAALHHGVEKVIYSSGMETLALAPGEEVIRETDGVALEDLKTDFEKTRFLAEREVNRLKQQGLPVVIVHPTICLGTRDRDPSPFGRYLLRYLRRKTHFYLDTGFNFVDVVDVAKGHLLAAKRGQVGGRYILGNQNVFMLELLRNLQRISGVAAPGTALPLALAKAGNLLARGLLQRKDGIPNAVIDRLSRPLFFDPGLARRELGLPQSNIWEALKRHIASLKKLQQI is encoded by the coding sequence ATGAAAATCCTCGTCACCGGAGCCGGGGGATTCCTCGGCTCCCACATCGTCGAAGAGTTGACCAAGCAGGGCCTGCCGCTGCGCGCCGGCTATCGCCCGGGCACCACGATCTCCGGCGACGACAGCGAGGTGATGATCGACGGTCTCGACCTCGAGAGCTTCCCGCTGGACGTGACCGACCGCAACGCCGTCTTCCAGGCGGTACAGGGCTGCACGACGCTCTTCCACGCCGACTTCCTCTGCTCTTTTTCGAGCACCGATCGCGCGCGGATGGAGGCGATCAACCACCTGGGCACCAAGCACGTCATGGAAGCGGCCCTGCACCACGGCGTCGAAAAGGTGATCTACTCCTCCGGGATGGAGACCCTGGCCCTCGCCCCCGGCGAAGAGGTGATCCGCGAGACGGACGGCGTGGCGCTGGAAGACCTGAAAACCGACTTCGAAAAGACCCGCTTCCTCGCCGAGCGCGAGGTCAACCGCCTCAAGCAGCAGGGACTGCCCGTCGTCATCGTCCATCCGACGATCTGCCTGGGCACCCGCGACCGCGATCCCTCGCCCTTCGGCCGCTACCTACTGCGCTACCTGCGGCGCAAGACGCACTTCTACCTGGACACCGGATTCAACTTCGTCGACGTTGTCGACGTGGCCAAGGGCCACCTGCTCGCCGCCAAACGCGGGCAGGTCGGCGGGCGCTACATCCTCGGCAACCAGAACGTCTTCATGCTCGAGCTGCTGCGCAACCTGCAGCGGATCAGCGGCGTGGCTGCGCCCGGCACCGCCCTGCCCCTCGCCTTGGCCAAGGCCGGAAACCTCCTCGCCCGGGGCCTCTTGCAGAGGAAAGACGGCATCCCGAACGCCGTCATCGACCGGCTGTCCCGCCCCCTCTTCTTCGACCCCGGCCTCGCGCGACGCGAGCTGGGACTCCCGCAGAGCAATATCTGGGAGGCCCTCAAGCGGCACATCGCCTCCTTGAAAAAGCTCCAGCAAATTTGA
- the leuD gene encoding 3-isopropylmalate dehydratase small subunit, with protein MEAFTSHRGKLVTLDRANVDTDQIIPKQFLKSIRRTGYGENLFFDWRYLPDGKPNPDFEVNRPRFQGASILVTRNNFGCGSSREHAVWAITQYGIKAIIAPRVGEVPAFADIFHNNSVKNGLLNVELKAAEVEEIFQMVERYEGLEATVNLDEQRVTLHLPEEISFHFEIDPAVKNHLIRGLDEIGLTLQREKEIGDFEKNYKAQVYW; from the coding sequence ATGGAAGCCTTCACATCGCACCGCGGAAAACTCGTCACCCTCGACCGCGCCAACGTCGACACCGATCAGATCATCCCTAAGCAGTTCCTCAAGTCGATCCGCCGCACCGGTTATGGCGAAAACCTCTTCTTCGACTGGCGCTACCTGCCCGACGGCAAGCCCAATCCCGACTTCGAGGTCAACCGGCCCCGATTTCAGGGCGCCAGCATCCTGGTGACGCGTAACAACTTCGGCTGCGGCTCCTCCCGCGAGCACGCGGTCTGGGCGATCACCCAGTACGGGATCAAGGCCATCATCGCACCGCGGGTCGGCGAGGTGCCGGCCTTCGCGGACATCTTCCACAACAATTCGGTGAAGAACGGCCTGCTCAACGTCGAGCTGAAGGCCGCGGAGGTCGAGGAGATCTTCCAGATGGTCGAGCGCTACGAGGGCCTCGAGGCGACGGTCAATCTGGATGAACAGCGGGTCACCCTCCACCTGCCGGAGGAGATCTCCTTCCACTTCGAGATCGACCCCGCGGTGAAGAACCACCTGATCCGGGGTCTGGACGAGATCGGCCTGACCCTGCAGCGCGAGAAGGAGATCGGGGACTTCGAGAAAAATTACAAGGCTCAGGTTTATTGGTGA
- a CDS encoding alpha/beta fold hydrolase — translation MPKPVYKRKRLWIPLLLLAPVAALLIYLALNPIPHFRKTVNFLLQHVAGIEEQQARVGKRRVNYYEGGKENPRKVLLLHGFGGTAQMTWMRLMPALAKDYHVIAPDLLASSFLRLNPATYSVDSEVDLVLGLMQALNIEKADFVGLSVGGWVSLIIALEHPEKVGKLILVESAGLRTEIPELARLTLTDREKAKRFLELLFYNPPPLPGFVLDQLVKSSTRIKAKYEAVFMGFVENSKLRLLDNKVWQVRQPTLVIHGREDRVIPFEVGERLHRLIPGSAMVALEKSGHAPVWDQPTRLKNAILDFLAAPFPAESLPATTPAPHATPIP, via the coding sequence ATGCCGAAACCCGTCTACAAACGCAAACGCCTCTGGATCCCCCTCCTGCTCCTGGCGCCCGTCGCCGCGCTGCTGATCTATCTGGCGCTCAACCCTATCCCGCACTTCCGCAAGACGGTGAATTTCCTGCTGCAGCACGTGGCGGGCATCGAGGAACAGCAGGCGCGCGTCGGCAAGCGCCGCGTCAACTACTACGAGGGCGGAAAAGAAAACCCCCGTAAGGTCCTCTTGCTGCACGGCTTCGGCGGCACCGCGCAGATGACCTGGATGCGCCTGATGCCGGCCCTGGCCAAGGACTACCACGTGATCGCCCCCGATCTGCTGGCCTCGAGCTTCCTGCGCCTGAATCCGGCAACCTACTCCGTCGACTCGGAGGTCGACCTGGTGCTGGGCCTGATGCAGGCCTTGAACATCGAGAAGGCGGATTTCGTCGGCCTCTCGGTCGGCGGCTGGGTAAGCCTGATCATCGCGCTGGAGCACCCCGAAAAGGTGGGAAAGTTGATCCTGGTCGAGAGCGCCGGCCTGCGCACCGAGATCCCCGAGCTGGCCCGCCTCACCCTCACCGACCGGGAGAAGGCCAAGCGCTTCCTCGAGCTGCTCTTCTACAACCCGCCGCCGCTGCCGGGCTTCGTCCTCGACCAACTCGTCAAGTCTTCCACCCGGATCAAGGCCAAGTACGAGGCGGTCTTCATGGGCTTCGTCGAGAACAGCAAGCTTCGCCTTTTGGACAACAAGGTCTGGCAGGTGCGACAGCCCACCCTCGTGATCCACGGCCGCGAGGACCGCGTCATCCCCTTCGAGGTCGGCGAGCGCCTGCACCGGTTGATCCCGGGTTCCGCGATGGTCGCGCTGGAAAAAAGCGGGCACGCGCCGGTCTGGGATCAGCCGACGCGTTTAAAAAACGCCATCCTGGACTTCCTCGCCGCGCCCTTTCCGGCTGAGAGTCTGCCAGCCACGACGCCTGCGCCCCATGCTACCCCAATTCCCTGA
- a CDS encoding response regulator: protein MAMASTSSIAPQKKPKVLIVDDNPTNVELLLAQLKPYPYQLMTAYDGEAALKKIEEDPPDLILLDLMMPKLSGYEVCQKIKSDKKTQFIPVIVITALKELEDKLKAIEMGADDFLMKPFNKVELVTRVKSLLKLKELYDDVDSSETIIFTLAEMLEAKDVYTRGHSERVARYAVLLARRLGLNEADQELIRRGALLHDVGKIGVRELVLNKPEKLSQEELAHIRSHPARGCEICKALKSLAPVLPIIRHHHERVDGLGYPDGVSGAQLALGPRIVSIADAYDAMTSNRPYRKGIPPGEAIKIFERESESGQWDPELVKSFIQLIKSEANV from the coding sequence ATGGCCATGGCTAGCACCTCCAGCATCGCACCGCAGAAAAAACCCAAGGTCCTGATCGTCGACGACAACCCCACCAACGTGGAATTGCTCCTCGCCCAGCTGAAGCCCTATCCCTACCAGCTGATGACCGCCTACGACGGCGAAGCCGCCTTGAAGAAGATCGAGGAGGACCCGCCCGACCTGATCCTGCTCGATCTCATGATGCCCAAGCTCTCCGGCTACGAGGTCTGCCAAAAGATCAAGAGCGACAAGAAGACCCAGTTCATCCCGGTGATCGTGATCACGGCCTTGAAAGAGCTCGAAGACAAGCTGAAGGCCATCGAGATGGGCGCCGACGACTTTTTGATGAAGCCCTTCAACAAGGTCGAATTGGTCACGCGGGTCAAGTCGCTGCTCAAGCTCAAGGAGCTCTACGACGACGTCGACAGCAGCGAGACGATCATTTTCACCTTGGCCGAGATGCTCGAAGCGAAGGACGTCTACACCCGCGGCCACTCCGAGCGGGTCGCGCGCTACGCCGTCCTGCTGGCGCGACGCCTCGGCCTCAACGAGGCCGACCAAGAGCTGATCCGCCGCGGCGCCCTGCTCCACGACGTCGGCAAGATCGGCGTCCGCGAGCTGGTGCTGAACAAACCCGAAAAACTTTCGCAGGAAGAATTGGCCCACATCCGCTCGCACCCCGCGCGCGGCTGCGAGATCTGCAAGGCCCTGAAGAGCCTGGCCCCGGTCCTGCCGATCATCCGCCACCACCACGAGCGGGTCGACGGCCTCGGCTATCCCGACGGGGTCAGCGGCGCCCAACTCGCCCTGGGCCCGCGCATCGTCTCGATTGCCGACGCCTACGACGCCATGACCAGCAACCGCCCCTACCGCAAGGGCATCCCGCCCGGCGAGGCGATCAAGATCTTCGAGCGCGAGTCGGAAAGCGGCCAGTGGGATCCCGAGCTGGTGAAGAGTTTCATCCAACTCATCAAGAGCGAAGCGAACGTTTAA
- a CDS encoding carotenoid biosynthesis protein: MLESVLHTIVKRWYVVAFLISYLGIASHHWGWRRTLKLLVLGYFIAWASEAASIRNGFPYGDYKYKYENMPGEIFFYGVPVWDSVSYVFLSFAGYMMALFLRSRWNRFAPLQELQRSWGTVVFGAALTMLLDVVIDPVAHLGARWFLGDIYYYPNPGWYFDVPMSNFAGWFLVALAILGAFRLTDSLEGVPRKTDSVLLGVGLYLGVYFFNLGVTLYLREYKLAAASAGWGLLLALIGRQSRRRNLVDLR, translated from the coding sequence ATGCTGGAATCCGTCCTGCATACGATCGTCAAGCGCTGGTACGTCGTGGCCTTCCTGATCAGCTACCTGGGCATCGCGTCCCATCACTGGGGGTGGCGACGGACGCTCAAGCTGCTCGTCTTAGGTTATTTCATCGCCTGGGCCTCCGAGGCCGCTTCCATCCGCAACGGATTTCCCTACGGGGACTACAAATACAAGTATGAAAACATGCCCGGCGAGATCTTCTTCTACGGGGTGCCGGTGTGGGACTCGGTGTCCTACGTCTTCCTGAGCTTCGCCGGCTACATGATGGCGCTGTTCCTGCGCAGCCGCTGGAACCGCTTCGCGCCGCTTCAAGAGTTGCAGCGCTCCTGGGGGACGGTGGTCTTCGGCGCGGCCCTGACCATGCTGCTCGACGTGGTCATCGACCCGGTCGCCCACCTGGGCGCACGCTGGTTCTTGGGCGACATCTACTACTACCCGAATCCCGGCTGGTACTTCGACGTCCCGATGAGCAATTTCGCGGGGTGGTTTTTGGTAGCGCTCGCGATTCTAGGGGCCTTTCGGCTGACGGACTCCCTGGAGGGAGTGCCGCGCAAGACGGATTCGGTCCTGCTGGGGGTGGGGCTGTACCTCGGCGTCTATTTCTTCAACCTGGGCGTCACGCTCTACCTGCGGGAATACAAGCTCGCCGCGGCCTCGGCCGGGTGGGGCCTCCTCCTCGCCTTGATCGGCCGGCAGAGCCGGCGCCGCAACCTGGTCGACCTGAGATAA